In Lytechinus pictus isolate F3 Inbred chromosome 17, Lp3.0, whole genome shotgun sequence, the genomic window GAGAGAAACACGGTTTTACTTCCATTTTCACGTTAATCAGACCTCATACATGTAGACCTCgtgttgaataaaatgaattaggTATTTGATTGTGTCTCAACACACCATAGAAGGTTAATTATAATTACCaatctaatttattttttaagcaTCGCTCCCTTATCTAAGCTCATTCtgaatttgtgttttgtttttctaaaaCATCTATATAGTCGTTCGATCTTATCATTTGATTAAGAGGGTGGCTATTTACGTGGGATTCATTTGTGTGTGGGGGTGAAAATATCCAAATGAAAGATATATTGAATCAcaactttgaaaatataaagtgttAAAGTATTGATAAGTGAACAAAGTGAGAAAACAGAGATTTAcagagatgtacatgtattaaaaacaAGAACGTGATTTTGATAGTTTGATAGTTGCTTCATCCCATACTATATTGCTCTCACAAACATCTTATCTGTATTAAAATGATTGGcgaaaatttgcattattcttaTTACGGGTTGATTATATATTGCATAGTTTGACAGATAACGTATTTATTGTTCATTTTAGTTTGGTTACGTATTGTCATTGATGTGGCGGTGATGCTCCTCGTTCTATTCCTCATCATACTGAGTTTCATGTAAGTATAACCACTATGTTTACGCCCTGAGTGTAACACACCGGTAAATGTCGGAAAAGGCTGAAGTTAAAAACCTAAATTGCTTACCAGTTGTGTAATGAGACAATAATTTTGAGGGGCCCAGACATGTTTTATGGGGggaattttctgtaaaatatatttttaaaaaaggaacgAGACagaattattatctttttaaatctaaatttaaaagcaaattttgtgatagattttggcatgatattgttctttgttttgtttcctttttttctagGGGTCCATTGCCACATTGTCCCCTTTCGTTCACACCTTCTTTTATCTTAAAATACATTCGGGCTTCTACTTAACCTCCGAGGAGCCATAAACAGTtgggaacccccccccccccaaaaaaaaagtatccAGTCCAAGTTTTCTAATGTCCGTTTCTAAAAGATCACATTCCCTCAGTCCTTCCTCTTTGGTAAATCTAACGGCATGACAAGGGTCCATCTGATCAAAATTAGTGCAGCACATCTAATAATAAAAGAACACATGTTTTGGCCAATCCTTTCTCTATTTGCAGAGTTGTACGTTTTTGGAGGAACCGTCAAAGGGGCATGTTTGATGAATGGCAACCTCGCAGCATTCATCAAAGAGGAAACGAGTCTAGAATTCCAAGGTCAGGTGGTGATCTTATGAACAGGAATCACAGCTATCGCAATCTCTCGGGATCCAGTACCCTTGATCGTGGACTGGAATCTATCGATCAAGCATATGCTTCTGTGGCAGCCCAAGGACCGGCAGCAACGGTTCGCTCATTCGATGGCGAGAACGGAAATCATTATGGTTCGTTACCAGATTCAGCTAAAGGTGCAATGGCATCAGAGTCATGTCCATCAAATACGCCACCCAACATTCGCAAGTGTAATTCTGGTGAAGGGGGAAACTCTGATCCTGATCTTCGCATGGTCTCCGACCAGACTGGTAATCGACATGCGCGGTCAGATCTGAAAAGTAAGCCAAACCCTGTTGTCAAGCCTAGACAGAAGGGACATTCTGAGGATtctaaagttgaaaaaaaatcccctgACCAGACAAAACGGAAGTCTTTGTTCGACCACCTGCCAAAACTTCAAAGTTCGCGAAAGCCTTCTAAATGTGATGGCACTTCTGTTAAAAGTCGTATACCAACCATCGATAGACCATCGGGTGCCCTATTTTGGacaaaagaaaaagcaaaaaccAACGTGACCGAGTCACTCGATAGATGTACAGTTTATACGGCTGAAAAGTTTCTTGAAGATCCAAAGTCAAACACCATGCCACATGGCATCTATGCACTTCCCGATAAGTCTAGCAATGGCTcatcaaagaagaagaagtattGTACCATGCAAGGGGGAGGTTCTGTTGATATCGAACTCCAAGCATCTCAGGACGGGTATGGAAGATTCAATAGGCTCTTCAAATCTCGGACCAGCGGGAAAAGCGAGCAAAGGCAAGGGGAAGATTCGTCATCACCCGAGGAATATTCGGTTCTTAAGCCCGAACTGAAGACATCGGGCTATGACAAGCTGGCACACGGGAAGGACACTGACGGGGCCGCTGCCACTGACCCAACTTATAATATTGTCGGAGATGACCCAGGAAGCGCGTGTGAAACCGGCAAGGTCATATACGCAGCAGTGGATGATGATGAGTATGCGTTGGTTGGAGAAGGGACAGCAGTTGCCGGCCAAAACGGAGACTACGAGATGGTTGCATATGGTCAGAtagaatgaaagagaaaaggaagaatatTTATGATGGCGCTATTGAATATGACGTCATGTCACTGATAAGTGTATCGACATTTATTCGGTTTCAATAGCTGGGACTTTTGCTGTACTATAGACATGTGTGATAGGCTGCTTTAAGcatttagtaaaaaaatattttaaaaagtatacGGAAGATACAGAACGATTGGAGCAGTGGAAGGAgtggaagataaagaaaaagtaGTAAGAACAGAAGAAGGTGAAGAGGGATAAGCAGACGAGACGGGAAACGACTGAGAAATACTGTGAAAATGAacgaaagaagaagagaggaaAACAAAACGGATTGAGGGATATCAGAATGTAAAGAGGagaataatatgatataaaatgGTAGACATCATGAACAATACCATGTGCactgtaacaaaaaaaatcacaaaatcatttgaaaataaaaatatcatggCACGAACACCTTGTTTTAATATGAAGGTTGTCGAATCAATTAAATGTCGCACCAAAGAAATTGAGTGAAATTCATTTCAGCTCTGCTAATCACCGCGACTTCactattgcaaatttgcaatttaaaTCTTGATACAGTATGAGTCTTCACGCCCATTTTCGAAATATTAGCATCCGAACATTCGATAGTTGAATGAATTTGACAAGACATTGTCCGGTAACGTGGGTCACCATTTGAGAAGCAAATATTgttcaatttgatattttttataatacGATTTACTGTTTTTAGATAAACGCGCAAAGAGCGTTCGCATTCTAACGAACAGCATTCGAATTCCCTCAGGTCACAGGGTGGTGAAGGTTCCGGCCATCAATTTCATGAACAGGCATACAGTTTACACATCTATTCaatgtatttaattttgtacTGTTACGAGTCTTTTTTGTAGATATTGTAGGTGTAAACATAAAATTCATATTGGGAAGTATCTAAAGCCCAGGTTTATTGCCACTGGATCTAGATTTGGTAGATTTCCATATACTGAACTTGATGAAATCTCAGCCGAAAAACTACCACACTGGAGATCGCCAGGACTAGGAGCAATGACGCGATATCTAGTTTGAATGCCAAGcttattttcctattttttcGGCAATTACACAATTCATTCTATAATAAAACCGTTAGCCACATAAGGACACTTGGCcgctgattatttttattggATTCGGTAAGAACTCAGTTTATATCGTCAACAGTTGCTGTCACCTTGCATTATCATTGATAGATCAACTGGATGAATTCAACCCTTTATCCTCTTATAAAAGAAATCAGCAAGAagtaataaagaagaaaagtgcaAATTCATG contains:
- the LOC129280869 gene encoding uncharacterized protein LOC129280869 isoform X3; protein product: MVVENVEGCVLHCREFKYATITAGKSCYCSKGFEGITRAGDERCNARCDGNPCQICGAHTYYSVYNTTEILKRMPLNAGLSCCQFNESSNHVYAECMVPTLVTTTMESYEVTSTMPTCFPASQVVWLRIVIDVAVMLLVLFLIILSFIVVRFWRNRQRGMFDEWQPRSIHQRGNESRIPRSGGDLMNRNHSYRNLSGSSTLDRGLESIDQAYASVAAQGPAATVRSFDGENGNHYGSLPDSAKGAMASESCPSNTPPNIRKCNSGEGGNSDPDLRMVSDQTGNRHARSDLKSKPNPVVKPRQKGHSEDSKVEKKSPDQTKRKSLFDHLPKLQSSRKPSKCDGTSVKSRIPTIDRPSGALFWTKEKAKTNVTESLDRCTVYTAEKFLEDPKSNTMPHGIYALPDKSSNGSSKKKKYCTMQGGGSVDIELQASQDGYGRFNRLFKSRTSGKSEQRQGEDSSSPEEYSVLKPELKTSGYDKLAHGKDTDGAAATDPTYNIVGDDPGSACETGKVIYAAVDDDEYALVGEGTAVAGQNGDYEMVAYGQIE
- the LOC129280869 gene encoding uncharacterized protein LOC129280869 isoform X2 translates to MANHKVPRSVSVIGLRFVLMTAFLQMDSVRAYSEHGPGFVGCYPVGTEWQKFLEKDDMVVENVEGCVLHCREFKYATITAGKSCYCSKGFEGITRAGDERCNARCDGNPCQICGAHTYYSVYNTTEILKRMPLNAGLSCCQFNESSNHVYAECMVPTLVTTTMESYEVTSTMPTCFPASQVVWLRIVIDVAVMLLVLFLIILSFIVVRFWRNRQRGMFDEWQPRSIHQRGNESRIPRSGGDLMNRNHSYRNLSGSSTLDRGLESIDQAYASVAAQGPAATVRSFDGENGNHYGSLPDSAKGAMASESCPSNTPPNIRKCNSGEGGNSDPDLRMVSDQTGNRHARSDLKSKPNPVVKPRQKGHSEDSKVEKKSPDQTKRKSLFDHLPKLQSSRKPSKCDGTSVKSRIPTIDRPSGALFWTKEKAKTNVTESLDRCTVYTAEKFLEDPKSNTMPHGIYALPDKSSNGSSKKKKYCTMQGGGSVDIELQASQDGYGRFNRLFKSRTSGKSEQRQGEDSSSPEEYSVLKPELKTSGYDKLAHGKDTDGAAATDPTYNIVGDDPGSACETGKVIYAAVDDDEYALVGEGTAVAGQNGDYEMVAYGQIE
- the LOC129280869 gene encoding uncharacterized protein LOC129280869 isoform X1, which produces MANHKVPRSVSVIGLRFVLMTAFLQMDSVRAYSEHGPGFVGCYPVGTEWQKFLEKDDMVVENVEGCVLHCREFKYATITAGKSCYCSKGFEGITRAGDERCNARCDGNPCQICGAHTYYSVYNTTEILKRMPLNAGLSCCQFNESSNHVYAECMVPTLVTTTMESYEVTSTMPTCFPASQVDQKIRPSCSEELVNHCCQRHSSYSLWLRIVIDVAVMLLVLFLIILSFIVVRFWRNRQRGMFDEWQPRSIHQRGNESRIPRSGGDLMNRNHSYRNLSGSSTLDRGLESIDQAYASVAAQGPAATVRSFDGENGNHYGSLPDSAKGAMASESCPSNTPPNIRKCNSGEGGNSDPDLRMVSDQTGNRHARSDLKSKPNPVVKPRQKGHSEDSKVEKKSPDQTKRKSLFDHLPKLQSSRKPSKCDGTSVKSRIPTIDRPSGALFWTKEKAKTNVTESLDRCTVYTAEKFLEDPKSNTMPHGIYALPDKSSNGSSKKKKYCTMQGGGSVDIELQASQDGYGRFNRLFKSRTSGKSEQRQGEDSSSPEEYSVLKPELKTSGYDKLAHGKDTDGAAATDPTYNIVGDDPGSACETGKVIYAAVDDDEYALVGEGTAVAGQNGDYEMVAYGQIE